TGAGCCGGACCGCAGCTATACCGAGCGGGAGGTCAATGATCTTTGCGAACGGTGGCATACCTTCGGGGATTACTTTCTGCTGAGAAGAGAGCTGGTAGATCATGGTCTGCTGTGCCGGGAATCGAATGGGTCCCGCTATTGGAGAGCAGAAGCCGAATAAATAAAAACCTCCTTTTGTGATAATCGTATGGCTTCAGTGCCGTGCGAAAGACAAAAGGAGGTTTTTACTGTCCCAAAATATTAAAATTATTTTTTTATGAAGAAAAAAGTTTTACGGTATTATTTTGGTCGGATGCAGACCAGACAGTTTAAAGCAGGTGGAGCTTTACAGCGCGCTGGGAAGAGAATCCGCAGTTTGTGGATTGACCGTTAGCGCAGAGATGCTCTGCATTTTAGGTTCTGTTTCCAGATAAAAAACCAGTTTTCGCCAGATCTGCAAGGTCTGCTGAAACTGTTGGAAATGCGATTCTACGCTGCTGTGATACTGTTCCAGTTCATTGGAGATATTTAGAAAATCCGAACGCCCAAAATAGGCCGAAAGCTTCGGCAGGGT
Above is a window of Faecalispora anaeroviscerum DNA encoding:
- a CDS encoding DUF2087 domain-containing protein, which encodes MEQNKNIVRFLNSEGKITQLPQKNSVRLAILNYLAQKFEPDRSYTEREVNDLCERWHTFGDYFLLRRELVDHGLLCRESNGSRYWRAEAE